The following nucleotide sequence is from Mesorhizobium sp. J8.
CGCGGCCGGCATCGCCGCGCCCGACCTGTCCGCCATGCGCAGATATCGGCTGGAGCGCATCCGCGCCGAGCTGAAGCGCCGCGACTATGCCGGCGCCCTGCTCTACGACCCGGTCAACATCCGCTACGCGACGGATTCGACCAACATGCAGCTCTGGGTCGCGCACAATCCGACCCGTCACTGCTTCGTCGCCACCGAAGGCCCCGTGGTGCTCTTCGACTATTTCTCCTGCGAGCACCTGTCCGATCATTCAGGTGTCGTGGACGAGGTACGCCCGGCCGTGTCGTGGATGTATCTCTACAGCGGTGAACTGACCGATCAGAAGGTCCGGCGCTGGGGCGCCGGCATCGCCGAACTCGTTGCCGAGCATGGCGGCGGCAATCGCCGCATCGCCGTCGACCACATCAATCCGGAAGGCGTGGAAGAACTCGCCCGTCGTGGGATTGCCGTCGGCAATGGCGAGGCGGTGATGGAGAATGCGAGGCTCATCAAATCGCCGGACGAGATCCTTGCCATGCGCCGTTCGATCGTCGCCTGCGAGGCGGCGATGGGCGAGATGGAAGCGGCGCTCAAGCCCGGCATTTCCGAAAACGAGCTCTGGGCGGAACTGCATCGCGGCAACATCGCGCGCGGCGGCGAATGGATCGAAACGCGGCTTCTGTCGTCCGGACCGCGCACCAATCCCTGGTTCCAGGAATGCTCCTCGCGTATCGTCGAGAATGGCGATCTCGTCGCCTTCGACACCGACCTGATCGGCCCTTACGGTTTCTGCGCCGATCTCTCGCGCACATGGCTTTGCGGCGACAGGCCCCCTTCGAACGAGCAGCGCGATCTCTTCCGCATCGCCGCCGATCAGATCGCCCATAACACCGATCTGATGCGGCCGGGCATCTCCTTCCGCGATCTCGTCGAGCGCTCGGCGGTGCCGCCCGACGATTGCTATCCCACCCGCTACGGCGTGCTTTACCACGGGGTCGGCCTGGCCGACGAATATCCGACGCTGCCGCATGCCGGCGACTGGACCGACGACACGCCGGATGGCGTGCTCGAAGCAGGCATGGTGCTCTGCGTCGAAAGCTATATCGGCAGGCTTGGCGGGCGCGAAGGCGTCAAGATCGAGGAGCAGATCCTGATCACCGACACAGGCAACGAGAAGCTTTCAGCCTACAAGCTGGACGAGCGGCTGCTCTGATGCGCCGCCTTCGACTGCCACGACGGCATCGCGCATCGCGGCAATGGTCGGGGCCGGGGTGGTCCTGGCGGTGATATAAGGCAGGCCCTTGCGCCGTGCCGTCCAGCCGACCACCTTCACGCCTTTCGCCGCCGGCTCGAAACGCTGCGCCAGCGCCCAGCTCTGGCAGTCGATGGCGGCGATATCGGCCCTGCCTTCCGCGACCGCGACGATCGACGACCGATGGCCGCCGCTCTCGCTGCGCGAGGAAAAGATGTCCAGGCTTTCGCCCAGCGCCTCCAGGTCGCGCATCAGCGCGATGACGCCGGACATGGAATCGACGCTATTGAAGGTGAAGCGCCTGCCGCGCAGGAGATCGAACGGAATGGCCGCCCTGCCGTCCGCAGGCGCAGGCACCGATGCCTTGCCGTCTGCCAGCATCACCAGCGCGCTGGAATAGAGTTCCCCCTGCCCCCCTTCGAACGCATCGTAGTTCGGCTGCGCGATCACCTGCACATGCCGGGCGAGGCCGAGTTCCAGCGGCCCCCAGCAGGTTTGCCCGAAGAGCAGCGCCGGACTCAGCCAAAGCTCGTGAAAATCGAGTTCGTCCCGAGGCAGAGTCGCCGGATCCGGCACAATCGGCGTTCCGGCATCGTCGAGTATCCCGCCGGGCACCGGCGGCAGATCGCCATTGCGGCGCACGATCGTTTCCGGCGCGTCGATCCCCCTTTGCCGGAAGGCGTCGCGGAGCCGCGCCCACTGCGCGTCGACCTCACCACGGGCCTCAGGCCAGTCATACATCGGCAGGGCCGCAACGAACTTGCTCATGTCGAACAGCTTTCAAAGACAGGCGACCCTCAGCGCCTGTGTTCCGCCGCGAAAAGCGAGGGCGGAAAGTCGAAATTACTCTTTCGGCGGCTCGGCCGGAACCGGCGCCGTGCCAAGTCCGCTGACATTGCGCGCCCTGACACGCGGCTTGAAGGCGCGGCCCGGCTCCGGCGCGCGGCGCAGCACCGGATGAACGACGGGCTCCTTGGCCTTGAAGGCGTAGGATTTGATCAGCGCCAGATAGTTCGGGTAGACATAGCCGTTGTTCATCCGCAGCCATTCTTCGCGGCGGTCGCGAAAGAGCTTCGGCAATCTGTACCAGGCAACCGTCGGGCTCTTGTGATGCACGAAATGCAGGTTGTTGTTGAGGAACAGAAACGACAGCGGCGAGCGTTCTACGATGATGGTGCGCCCTTCCGGATGCTCGGACCACTGATGCTCGGCATAGGTGCGCACCGAAATCAGCGATTGCCCGAGCCAGACCGGCACCAGCACATAGAGCCAGAGCGGAATGCCGAAGCCGAACGTCACGATCGGCGCCACGACGGCAATGCCGACGGCATGCAGCAGCCAGGCCTTGCGGATCGCCTTGTCGCCGGCGGCGATCTGCCTGGCGTCGTCGATGAAGAAGCCGACCGAGGACAGCCATGGCCCGAGGATGAAGCGGCCGACCATGGTGTTGTTGATTTTGAGCAGGAACTTCATCGCCGGCGGCAGTTCCTCATGCATCCAGAGCGCCTGGTAATAGCTCTCGGGGTCGTCCAGCGGATCGGTCAGCCGCTCATCGGCATGGTGGCGCAGGTGGATGGTCTTGAAACGCCGGAACGGCCACACCAGCCCGATCGGCAGGAAGACGAAGGCTTCGTTGATCCTCGCGCTGCGGGTCGGATGACCGTGCAGCACCTCATGCATCAGTGAGGATTGGAGCGCGAGGACCAGCGCCAAGGCGATCAACGCAATCAAGGGATGGGATGGCCAGAGCAGGAAGCCGATCGCGAACCATGCGCCGTAGCAGAAGAGTGCGAGGAATACCGTCGGCCATTCGATTGCCGGTGCGCTGCTGCGTCTCTTGCTTATGCCGGTATTCATGCTTGCCATGCTATCGACCACTGCCCTCCAGTCGCCGGAACCACTCGATTCCTGACAACATTGTGTCAGTAGCCTATCGTTGTCGCAACGCGACAAAGCGCACAAACTGTTGCGAATGCGCACTTTCAGCTGCATATGTTATAGATTGTAAACAAATATGGGGATTCATTTCCGCCTGAGCCGCGTTCTGACCGGCTCCGGCGGCAAATTTTTCCTCTCCAAAGCAGGAGCTGCGTGATGGATAAGCGCGATCTCTCGACCTTGTTCAGGGAGCGGCTGAAATTGCTCTTGACACGCTCCGATCTCAACCAGTCGGCCTTCGCGGCGGCCGTCGGCATCGACCGCTCGGCGCTGTCCCAGCTCCTGTCCGGCGCCTCGACCCGCCTGCCACGCGCCGAGACGCTTCTCAACATCGCGGCCGAGTTCAAGGTGTCGCTCGATTGGCTGCTGGGCCTCTCCCAGGACGAGGGCGTCACCGGCGAAATCAGGGAGAGCCTCGAGATCGAGGAGGCGCCCGACGGCTTCGACCGCACATTGCTCGCCAAGTGGCATGCCGAGGCGGCAGGCACCAAGATCCGCTACGTGCCGGCGGGCATCCCAGACCTTCTGCGCACCGAGGCGCTGGTCGAATACGAGGCCGGCATCACCAACAAGAGCCGCGAGGCGCAGGCCGGCGAAACGCAATACCGCATCGACTATACGAGGCGGCCGGAGACCGACATGGAGGTCTGCATGCCGCGCCACACGCTGGAGATCTTCGCGCGTGGCCTTGGCGTCTGGGATCGTTTCCCGGAAGCCGAGAGGCGCAAGCAATTGCTGCACATGGCAGCCCTCCTCGACGACCTTTACCCGACGTTCCGGCTGTTCCTCTACGACGGCCGTATGCGCTATTCGATCCCCTATACCATCTTCGGACCCTACCGCGCCGCGATCTATGTCGGAGACATGTATCTGGTGTTGAACGCCACTCAGCCGATCCGCACGCTCGCCAGCCACTTCGACAACCTGATCCGCGCCGCCGACATCAACGCGCATGAGGCGGCAAGCTTCACGCAGAAGCTGGCCGCAATGTCCTTCCCATCAGGCTCTGTCTAACTGCCGGCATCGGTACCATCCTGGCCGCCGCTCATCGTCTCAGGGAAACCCATGCAAGCATCGCGCCACATCGTCGTTCCTCCGCAGTCGGGCCGTTCCACGCGTGTCAGGCGCGGCGATCTGATCCGCATCATCGATCCCAAGGGCCAGCAGGTCTCGGACCTATGGGCCTTCTCGACCGAAGGCAGACTCGACTGGCTGAGCACATCGCAGACCCGCGACATCACAGAGCGGCTGTTCCCGAAGCCCGGCGACCATTTCTACAGCGCCGCCGGCAGGATCATGCTGACGCTGGTCGAGGACGCCTCGCCGGGACCGCACGACATGCTTTACCCGGCCTGCGACAGCGCGCTCTACGAACGCGCCGGCCTGCCCAACCACCCGAACTGCCGCGACAATCTTATGACGGCCCTCGCCGCGGAAGGCATCGACCTGCCCTTCGCGCCCGACCCGGTCGACCTCTTCCAGAACTCCTTGCCGCAGCCGGACGGCACGCTCGTTGTCGAGGCCTCGATCAATCCGCCTGGCGGTTACGTCACCTTGCGCGCCGAGCAGGACCTCCTGCTTGTCGTCACCGCCTGCTCGGTCGACCACCACCCGACCAATGGTGATGCGTGCACCGAGATCGAGGTCGAGATCACACCGGCCGCATAAGGTCTTCTCGGTCGCAAGCTCGTTGACTGGACATAAAGACTTCTTTATATCGTTATTTGAAATTCCAAATACGAAAGCTATGGCCATGACCACGACCAACCCGATTGACGCATTGCTTGCCGAAAAGGGCGTGCTTCTGGCCGACGGCGCCACCGGCACCAATTTGTTCGCGATGGGCCTGCCGGCCGGCGAGGCGCCCGAGCTGCTCAACGAGACGGCGCCCGAGACCATTGTCAGCCTGCATCAGAATTTCGTCGACGCCGGCGCCGACATCATCCTGACCAACTCCTTCGGCGGCACCCGCCACAGGCTCAAGCTGCATCACGCGCAGGACCGCGTGCACGAGCTGAACAAGCGCGCCGCCGAGATCGCACGTTCGGTCGCCGACAAGGCCGGCCGCAAGGTGATCGTCGCCGGCTCTGTCGGCCCGACCGGCGAGTTGTTGGTGCCGCTCGGGGCGCTGACCTATGACGACGCCGTCGATGCCTTCGCCGAGCAGATCGAGGGTCTCAAAGCCGGTGGCGCCGAAGTCGCCTGGATCGAGACCATGTCAGCGCCCGACGAAATCCGCGCCGCGGCCGAGGCCGCTATCCGCATCGGCCTGCCCTATACCTATACCGGTTCGTTCGACACAGCCGGCCGCACCATGATGGGCCTGCTGCCGAAGGACATCCACGCCGTCGCCGACGGTCTGTCGCAGGCACCGCTCGGCGTCGGCGCCAATTGCGGCGTCGGCGCTTCCGATATCCTCGCCTCGCTGCTCGACATGACCGAGGCGAAGCCGGAGGCGACCGTGATCGTCAAGGGCAATTGCGGCATTCCGGAATTCCGCGGCAGCGAGATCCACTATTCCGGCACCCCGGAGCTGATGTCCGATTATGTGCGTCTGGCGGTCGATGCCGGCGCCAAGATCGTCGGCGGCTGCTGCGGCACCTCGTTCGCGCACCTCGCCGCCATGCGCAAGGCGCTCGATGCGCACACCAAGTCGACGCGCCCGACCGTCGAGACGATCGTCGAACGCATCGGCCCGATGCGGAACAAGACGGCAAGCGCCGGCGATACCGGCGAAGGCAGGCGGGAACGCAGGCGCAGCCGCGCCTGACAGGGCCTGGTTATTTGGTGTTTTCGGCGTAGCGCAACAGCGCCGTATCGAAATCGACAACGTTCTGGCTGTCGGAGCTCATCGTAATCAACGCGCCCGATGCGCCCGGATCGCTGATCTGCTCCAGCATCACGCGAAACCGGTCGTTGTTGAGCGCCGAAAGCGCCGTGTTGCGGGCCGCGTCGACATCGCTCCGAATGCGCGCCGATTCCGCTGACGGCGCGGACGATCCCCGCACCGGCGCATTGGCCGCCGTCGCGTTCGCATTGCCGATTGTCGTGATATGCACTGCTGATCCCTCAAAGCCCTACCAGCACGAACTAACAAAAGTTAATTGCGGCGAGGTTCCGGAAAAGCCACGCAATTTAACGATCGCAAAAGGCCGGCGGGACAATGCATGTCGCCCGGAAGTGTGGAGCGCTTCTGGGCCAACGCATCAAAAAAAGACCTAAGCGCGCCGCACCGCGACGCGCTTGGCCCCGCTGGCCCTCGTTGGAATTCCAGGCTCTTTACTTGTTACCATCCAGCGATGCGGCAAGCCGCACCAGCGACAGGAACTCCGCCCTGTAGCCGAACGGATCGGCGCCGCGCGCGGCATTGGCGATCTCCGCGATCCGGTCGTAGCCGAAATTCGCCGTCTGATCCTCGTCGCGTAGCTTCTGGCCGAAAGCCGCGACCGCAACCGAGAAGCGCTGGTCGGCGCCGGCCGCATCGAAGGACTTGACCTCGTTGGCGGCGGTCACCGGCGTGGTGATCAGCTTGGAGACATTCTCGTCCGGGAGCTTGTAGCGGACCTTGACGAAGGCATATTCGTCGGCATTGGCGACGCCGCCATTGTCGACCTTGGCCTGGCCGTAGCGCAGCGGATCGACCTGCTCGCCACCGCTCCCCTTCGGCGTGATCTCGTAAACCGCCGTCACCGAATGGCCGGAACCGATATCGCCGGCGTCGACACGGTCGTTGTTGAAATCCTCGCGCTTCAAGGCCCGGGTCTCATAACCGACAAGACGGTATTCCGACACGGTCGCCGGGTTGAACTCGACCTGGATCTTGACGTCCTTGGCGATGGGGAACAGCGTCGAGGACGCATCGTCGACCAGCACCTTCTGCGCCTCGGCGAGCGTGTCTATATAGGCAGCCGTGCCGTTGCCGTTCTGGGCGATGGTCTGCATCATCTGGTCATTCAGATTGTCGCGGCCGAAGCCGAATACCGACAGGAACACGCCTTTCTTGCGTTCCTTCTCGATCAGACGCTTGAGGTCGTCGTCATCGGTCTGGCCGACATTGAAGTCGCCGTCGGTGGCCAACATCACGCGGTTGACGCCGTCCTTGACGAAGGATTGCTGGGCAAGCTTGTAGGCCTCGCGGATGCCTTCCTCACCGGCCGTCGAGCCGCCGGGCTCGAGATTGTCGATGGCCGCAAGGATCTTCTGCTTTTCCGACGCCTTGGTCGGCATCAGCACGGTGCCGGCATTGCCCGCATAGGTGACGATCGAGACGGTATCGTCGGGTTTGAGCTTGCTGACCAGCAGCCTGAAGGCGGATTTGAGCAGCGGCAGCTTGTCCGGCTCGTCCATCGAGCCCGAGACGTCGATCAGGAAGACCAGATTGGCCTTCGGCTGCTCGGCCGGCTTGACGTCGAAACCCTTGATCGCGACATGCATGAGCTTGGTGTGCTCGTTCCACGGCGTCGGCATCACGGTGACGGTCGAGTTGAACGGCGTCTTGGCCGAGTCCGGACCTTTCCAGTCATATGGGAAGTAGTTGATCATCTCCTCGACGCGAACCGTGTCCGGGTCTGGCAGGCTGCCCTCCTTCAGCGAGCGCCGCACGAACGAATAGGAAGCAGTGTCGACGTCGATCGAGAAGGTCGAGACCGGATCCTGCGCCGTTTCATGCACCGGATTGGTTTTGAACGTCTCGATGCGGTCGCGGTTTTCCTCCCGCGGCTGCATCTGGTCGCCAAGCACGGGCGCCGGCTGCACCATCAGCTTGGAATCGGCGACGGCGGGTGGAGACGCCGGAATGGCGGTCGCTACCCCTGCCGGCGCCTGATCGGCCCTCGCGGCTTCATCCTTTAACGGCGGTGAAAACTGCACCTTGCCCGGTGAACCAGCCTTGCCGCCGGCGGCGAGCTGACCGCTTTCGCCAGGCGCGGGCATCGCCTCGGGCGCTGCCTCCTGCTTGAGCAGGCTGTCGACCTCGGTCGCCGGCTTGGGAGCTGCCGGCGCCATCTGGGAATTCGCGAACGTCTCGGCGTCCGCGTCGCTCTTCTTCGCCTTCGCTGGCGCAGCCGTCAGCGGCTCGTTGATCGCAGGTTGCTCCGGCGCCCGCTTTTGCGCCGGCTTGTCGGCCAGCGTCTCCGTGACCTTGCCGTTATCGCCGCCCATGACCGGCTGCTGTTCCTTCAACATCTCGAAAGCGGCATAGCCGGCGATAGGCAGCGCGACCAGCGCGGTGATGGCCGGCGTGGCAATGAGTTTCCGTTGCATGATGTCTCTCCAGAGCTTTCTTGCTCGCTCCGTGAGACGAAGGCCTGCCGGCGTTCCTTGGGCGCCCGGCGAATTTTTTTCGTCCAAGTCGTATGCCTGCATCGCGGCGGCCAGCGCGCGCGCCTTGGCCTCGCCTTCCGGTGCTGGTACAGCGATGTCGCGCAGCCTTTCGAGTTCGTTGTCGTCGACCATGGTCACACTTCCCCGGCTGAACGCATCAGCACCTTCAGCCGTTTCTTTGCTTCATGGATGTGCCAGGAAACCGTCGTCTCCGAGATCGCCATCACCTCCGCCGCCGCCGCGTGATTGAGACCTTCGCCGTAGACCAAAAGCACCGCATCACGCTGCTTGTCCGGCAGCATCCGCACCGCCGCCCATAGCGCGTCGGACGGATCGTCGGCCTCGGCCGAAGCTTCACCCGCAATCGATGCATAGGCGCCATAGGCATCGGTCTTGGCGGTGTCGCGGGCGCGCTTGCGCATCATGTCGCGCGAAGCATTCAGTGTCATGGCATAGAGCCATGTCGTGAACGCGCCGCTGCCCTGATAGTCGCGGATCGCCCGGCCGAGCCGCACGCAGACGTCCTGGGCGATGTCCTCGGCGTCGGCTTTGCGGCCACACCAGCGATAGGCGGCGCGATAGACGAAGCCATAGTGCCTTTCGACCAGCTTGCCGAAAGCCCCCCTGTCTCCGCCCCTCGCCCGCCCGATCAACTCGGCATCGGAGGCTTCGCTGTCGTCCAGCATCATCGCCGTCATTTGCCTGTTGGACGAAGGCTAATGACCAATCCTTGGGGCGATAGGAAGATTTTTTTGCGGCAGCCTTTTCCTTCTCCCCGTTGAACGGGGAGAAGGTGTCCGAAGGACGGATCAGGGGCAGCGCCAACCTTCGAAGGTTCGCGCTACGAGACACCCTCCCGGCAATCGGCGAAAGAAGGCTCAGCCCAGTGTTTCAGCGAAGAACGTCGTCAACCGCTTCCAATGCCTCTCAGCGCCCGCCTCGTCATAGACGCCGTGATCTTTGACGCACCAGCCATGGCCGACGCCGACATAATTCTCGATGACGTGGTCGACCTCCGCCACCCTCAGTGCCTCCGCCAGCCGGGCCGACTGTTCGGGCGGGAAGCTACGGTCGATGCCGGCGACGCCGATATAGAGGCGCGCCTCGATCGAAGCCGCCTTGCGATGCGGGCTGTCGGGCGCGTCACTGGCAAGATTGCCGCCATGGAAGCTTGCCGCGGCAACGATCCGGTCCGCATAGCTCGCCGCCGCGTTCAGCGCCCGCGCACCGCCCATGCAATAGCCGACGACGCCGATCGGCCCGTCAATGCCCTCGGCCGCGAACGCGTCGAGGAAGGCAGCGCTGTCGCGGATGGTCATCTCCTGCGTCGTGCCGGTCACCAGCGCCATCAACTTGGTCTTGGTTTCCTCCGCCGTGAAGGCGGTCTTGGCGTCGAACGGCCCATAGGGCGCGTTGCGGTAGAAGAGATCCGGCACCAGCACGGCATAGCCGTTGCCGGCAAGCCTTTCGGCCATCTCGTCGAGGGCCGGGCGCGGCCCGAATGCGTCCATATAAAGGATGACGCCGGCGCGGGCCTTGGCGGACGGTCGGAAAAGCCCTGCCTTCGCCTTGCCGTCCTTGGTTTCGATCTCGATCTGCTTGCCCGCCATGCTGGTCTCCATTGCTCGTCGCGCGATAGATATCGGGCTCAGCCGTTCCGGCAAGACAATCCGTGGGCGGATTGTTCAAGATTTCGTGCTGACCGCCTGCTTCCTACAGCCTCGCAAAGGCAGCCATGTGAAAGGCCTGCGCCTGCGGCGGATAGCGATAGGCTGTGCCGTAAGGGCAAGCATTGCGGTCGAGACAGCCGCCGCTCCGGCACGGCGCGCCGCGAGGGCCGCGCACATGGCCAAGACAGGCGTCATGGGCAAAGCCATCCACCGAATAGGCGTCGACCGGACAGGATTTCAGGCAAGGTTTTGCGACACATGTGTCGCAAAGATGAATCGCTGCATGAGCTTCGGGAACAGAAATCTCGTCCTCGAACAGCAGCGCGCCGCGATAGGCATGCCACAGCCCGTATTCGGGATGCATGAGGATGCCGAGGGGCGACGGCTTCAGCCCCTCCGCCCGCATCGCCCATTGCTGGAACGGCAGATAGGGCCGGTCCGAAGGCGACACCGCGCGGGCGCCGAATTCTTCCGCCACCGCGCCGATCACCTCGCCCGACCAGCTGTCGAGCGGATTCGCAATGGCCTGAGGCCGTCTCCTGAGCCAGCGCTGGAAATATGGCCATGGCGCCGCGCCCGCTTGCCCGATCAGCAGCACGGATCTGGCCGGCGCGCCGGAACGCCCGGCTGGCGCCTCCTCGTCGTCACCGAAGCTGAAGCCGCCGCGGAGAATCAGGCCGTTGACCGCGAGCGCGGCCGCAATCTCCTCGACCGTGCCGCGGAAAAAAGTCATCCCTTCCGGTCCGGGTCGGAGAACGCGCTCCGCCAGACTTCCTTATGGATGATGTTGGCGACTTTAGCCCGGCCTGACTCGGGCTCCTTTCACGTGAAGGCGTCGGCCATCGAGCCCTTCTTCTTGGCGATGAAGTCCTTCAGCGCCTCGTCGATGGCCGGATCGAGATGCGGCGCCTCGTAGCTCTCCAGCCAGCGGCGGGCGAGCTCGTTGGCGCGTTGCGGCGCGGTCTTCTCGCCCTCGGCCAGCCACTGCTCGTAGGAATTGTTGTCGGCGATGCTGGAGCGGTAGAAGGCCGTTTGGAAATTCGCCTGCGTGTGGTCGCAGCCGAGATAATGGCTGCCCGGACCGACTTGGCGGATGGCGTCCATCGCCTGGCCGTTTTCCGAGAGGTCGACGCCCTCGCAGAACTTCTGCTGCATGCCGAGCTGGTCGATGTCCATCATGAATTTTTCGTAGCAGGAGGCGAGACCGCCCTCGAGCCAGCCGGCCGAATGCAGCACGAAATTGGTGCCGGCAAGGATGGTCGAGTTGAGCGTGTTGGCGCTCTCATAGGCGGCCTGCGCATCCGGGATCTTCGAGGCGCAGAGCGAACCGCCGGTGCGGAACGGCAGACCGAGCCGGCGCGCGAGCTGGGCGGCGCCGTAGGAGACCAGCGACGGCTCCGGCGTGCCGAAGGTCGGCGCGCCCGACTGCATCGAGATCGACGAGGCGAAGGTGCCGAACAGCACGGGAGCGCCGGGCTTGATCAGCTGCGTGAACGAAGCGCCGGCGAGCACCTCGGCCAGCACCTGCGTCAACGTGCCGGCAACCGTCACCGGGCTCATCGCGCCGGCCAGGATGAAGGGCGTGACGATGCAGGCCTGGTTGTGGCGCGAATAGACCTTCAGCGCGCCGAGCATGGTCTCGTCGAACACCATCGGCGAGTTGGCGTTGATCAGGCTGGTCAGCACCGTGTTGTTCTCGACGAAGTCGTCGCCGAACACGAGCTTGGCCATCGCCACCGTGTCTTCGGCCCGCTCCGGCGCCGTCACCGAACCCATGAACGGCTTGTCCGAGTAGCGGATATGCGCATAGATCATGTCGAGGTGGCGCTTGTTGACCGGCACGTCGACCGGCTCGCACACCGTGCCGCCCGAATGGTGGATCGACGGCGCCATATAGGCGAGCTTCACGAAATTCTGGAAATCCTCGATCGTCGCGTAGCGGCGGTTACCGTCGAGGTCGCGCACGAAGGGCGGGCCGTAGACCGGCGCGAACACGGTCGCATTGCCGCCGATCTGCACCGAGCGTTCCGGATTGCGCGCATGCTGGGTGTAGATGGAAGGCGCGGTCTTCAGGAGCGAGCGGCAGAGGCCCTTGGGGAAGTGCACGCGCTCGCCCTTGACGTCGGCGCCGGCCTCCTTCCACAGCGCCAGCGCCTCGGCGTCGTCGCGGAAGATGATGCCGGTTTCTTCCAGAACCGTGTCGGTGTTCTTCTCGATCAGCGCCAGGCCTTCCTCGTTGAGGACCTCATAGACGTTGATCTTGCGCTTGATGTAGGTGAGCTGGGTGCCCGGACCGCCGCCCGAACGGGCCGCACGGCGTGCCGCCGCGCCGCCGCTGGCGCCGCGACCGCGCCGTCCACCCGACGCTTCCTGCTCGACTGCCGCGTTATCGCTCATGATCGTTCTTCCTATAACTTGGCCTGAATTGGCTGGGGGCGGCCCATCGTCGCCGCTTCTTGCCGGATCGTAGCCATGCACCCTATTGGAAACGGCCAGCCAGCGCCAACGCCTGTCGCAAAATCGACAAGAAAAGCGCCAATTTTTCAGTCGCTTTCCTTTTGCGGGAAGTCGCAAATCAGCTATGGCTTGCTTGCCCTCGCGGGTTAGGTATTGGCGCATCGATTTTTAGGCTGCGGCGAGCATGCCGAGCAGCAAGGAGCCCGAGAAAATGTCCGACGACGAGATCATCCTTTCCGAGCTTTCCGACGACGAACTCGTGCAGCAGATGCATGACGATCTTTAT
It contains:
- a CDS encoding vWA domain-containing protein; protein product: MVDDNELERLRDIAVPAPEGEAKARALAAAMQAYDLDEKNSPGAQGTPAGLRLTERARKLWRDIMQRKLIATPAITALVALPIAGYAAFEMLKEQQPVMGGDNGKVTETLADKPAQKRAPEQPAINEPLTAAPAKAKKSDADAETFANSQMAPAAPKPATEVDSLLKQEAAPEAMPAPGESGQLAAGGKAGSPGKVQFSPPLKDEAARADQAPAGVATAIPASPPAVADSKLMVQPAPVLGDQMQPREENRDRIETFKTNPVHETAQDPVSTFSIDVDTASYSFVRRSLKEGSLPDPDTVRVEEMINYFPYDWKGPDSAKTPFNSTVTVMPTPWNEHTKLMHVAIKGFDVKPAEQPKANLVFLIDVSGSMDEPDKLPLLKSAFRLLVSKLKPDDTVSIVTYAGNAGTVLMPTKASEKQKILAAIDNLEPGGSTAGEEGIREAYKLAQQSFVKDGVNRVMLATDGDFNVGQTDDDDLKRLIEKERKKGVFLSVFGFGRDNLNDQMMQTIAQNGNGTAAYIDTLAEAQKVLVDDASSTLFPIAKDVKIQVEFNPATVSEYRLVGYETRALKREDFNNDRVDAGDIGSGHSVTAVYEITPKGSGGEQVDPLRYGQAKVDNGGVANADEYAFVKVRYKLPDENVSKLITTPVTAANEVKSFDAAGADQRFSVAVAAFGQKLRDEDQTANFGYDRIAEIANAARGADPFGYRAEFLSLVRLAASLDGNK
- a CDS encoding helix-turn-helix domain-containing protein gives rise to the protein MDKRDLSTLFRERLKLLLTRSDLNQSAFAAAVGIDRSALSQLLSGASTRLPRAETLLNIAAEFKVSLDWLLGLSQDEGVTGEIRESLEIEEAPDGFDRTLLAKWHAEAAGTKIRYVPAGIPDLLRTEALVEYEAGITNKSREAQAGETQYRIDYTRRPETDMEVCMPRHTLEIFARGLGVWDRFPEAERRKQLLHMAALLDDLYPTFRLFLYDGRMRYSIPYTIFGPYRAAIYVGDMYLVLNATQPIRTLASHFDNLIRAADINAHEAASFTQKLAAMSFPSGSV
- a CDS encoding DUF1989 domain-containing protein — encoded protein: MQASRHIVVPPQSGRSTRVRRGDLIRIIDPKGQQVSDLWAFSTEGRLDWLSTSQTRDITERLFPKPGDHFYSAAGRIMLTLVEDASPGPHDMLYPACDSALYERAGLPNHPNCRDNLMTALAAEGIDLPFAPDPVDLFQNSLPQPDGTLVVEASINPPGGYVTLRAEQDLLLVVTACSVDHHPTNGDACTEIEVEITPAA
- the bmt gene encoding betaine--homocysteine S-methyltransferase; its protein translation is MTTTNPIDALLAEKGVLLADGATGTNLFAMGLPAGEAPELLNETAPETIVSLHQNFVDAGADIILTNSFGGTRHRLKLHHAQDRVHELNKRAAEIARSVADKAGRKVIVAGSVGPTGELLVPLGALTYDDAVDAFAEQIEGLKAGGAEVAWIETMSAPDEIRAAAEAAIRIGLPYTYTGSFDTAGRTMMGLLPKDIHAVADGLSQAPLGVGANCGVGASDILASLLDMTEAKPEATVIVKGNCGIPEFRGSEIHYSGTPELMSDYVRLAVDAGAKIVGGCCGTSFAHLAAMRKALDAHTKSTRPTVETIVERIGPMRNKTASAGDTGEGRRERRRSRA
- a CDS encoding fatty acid desaturase yields the protein MNTGISKRRSSAPAIEWPTVFLALFCYGAWFAIGFLLWPSHPLIALIALALVLALQSSLMHEVLHGHPTRSARINEAFVFLPIGLVWPFRRFKTIHLRHHADERLTDPLDDPESYYQALWMHEELPPAMKFLLKINNTMVGRFILGPWLSSVGFFIDDARQIAAGDKAIRKAWLLHAVGIAVVAPIVTFGFGIPLWLYVLVPVWLGQSLISVRTYAEHQWSEHPEGRTIIVERSPLSFLFLNNNLHFVHHKSPTVAWYRLPKLFRDRREEWLRMNNGYVYPNYLALIKSYAFKAKEPVVHPVLRRAPEPGRAFKPRVRARNVSGLGTAPVPAEPPKE
- a CDS encoding phosphate/phosphite/phosphonate ABC transporter substrate-binding protein, with amino-acid sequence MSKFVAALPMYDWPEARGEVDAQWARLRDAFRQRGIDAPETIVRRNGDLPPVPGGILDDAGTPIVPDPATLPRDELDFHELWLSPALLFGQTCWGPLELGLARHVQVIAQPNYDAFEGGQGELYSSALVMLADGKASVPAPADGRAAIPFDLLRGRRFTFNSVDSMSGVIALMRDLEALGESLDIFSSRSESGGHRSSIVAVAEGRADIAAIDCQSWALAQRFEPAAKGVKVVGWTARRKGLPYITARTTPAPTIAAMRDAVVAVEGGASEQPLVQLVG
- a CDS encoding M24 family metallopeptidase — protein: MDTQRFGRHRKIMPFEPGSVEALREASRDKAASLNQHVLGHGATAEAEWAAAGIAAPDLSAMRRYRLERIRAELKRRDYAGALLYDPVNIRYATDSTNMQLWVAHNPTRHCFVATEGPVVLFDYFSCEHLSDHSGVVDEVRPAVSWMYLYSGELTDQKVRRWGAGIAELVAEHGGGNRRIAVDHINPEGVEELARRGIAVGNGEAVMENARLIKSPDEILAMRRSIVACEAAMGEMEAALKPGISENELWAELHRGNIARGGEWIETRLLSSGPRTNPWFQECSSRIVENGDLVAFDTDLIGPYGFCADLSRTWLCGDRPPSNEQRDLFRIAADQIAHNTDLMRPGISFRDLVERSAVPPDDCYPTRYGVLYHGVGLADEYPTLPHAGDWTDDTPDGVLEAGMVLCVESYIGRLGGREGVKIEEQILITDTGNEKLSAYKLDERLL